The genome window TCTTTTACACTGGACTTTGGCTCGGTGGGCACCTTGTGACGAATTGCGTAAAACACACTATAGGCAGCAAACATCACCAATATGAGCAAACCAGGCCCAATACCAGCAATAAATAATTCTGAAATGGATGTATTAGACACCACCCCATAAATAATCATTCCGATGCTGGGAGGGATCAAAAACGCTATATCGCTCGCATTCACAATAAGCGCTAACACGAAGTTATCTTTATAACCGGCTTTTAGCATCTTAGGCCGCAATGAAGAGCCTACCGCTACAACCGTCGCCTGCGTTGAACCTGACACAGCGCCAAACAAGGTACAGGCCGTTGCCGTGCTGATGGCTAGTCCTCCTTTAAGGTGACCAATAAAGCTCATGACCATTGCGATTAAACGATCTGCAGACTGACCACGCGTCATAATATCCGCGGCTAAAATAAACATAGGCACAGCAATAAGTGACGCAGGACGAATACCCGCCATAAACTGCTGGATCATAAAGTTCATCTGATCCAGTCCACCAAACATAAACACAAAGCCGATCATGGCTCCCACAATAAGCGGAATCATCATAGGGAAACCCAGCAACAGCAAAACAATCATGGCACCAAGCATCCAAGCCATCATAATGATGCCTCCTTCACTGTGTCCGCATGTGCTTCTTTTACATCGGTGGATAGATAAATATCGTCACTCAATAGATTTTGCCAAGCAGTCATCGCATATTGGATAGCCGTCACACCCAAACCAATGGGCACCCAGATATAAATCCAATACACAGGTACTTGTAACGCGGGTAACACGCGCCCTGAACCTGCGATAGATAATATGTAGCGAGTAGAAAAGTAAGCCAAAGCTGACATAACCAGTGCCGTTACCAAACACATTATGATCATCAAAACTTTGCGCCATGATTGAGGCAAGGCGTCATACAGCGCACTCATCCGTATATGACGACCATGCCTAGCGGCGTAACTTAAGCCAGCAAACGTAATCAACACAATGAGAATACGGTTAACTTCTTCCGTGAAAAACAAGCTATGTTGAAAAACAAAGCGTCCAACCACATTAGCGACCGTATTGGTCGCCATTAACAAAACCCCCGCTCCCAGCATAAATGCCTCTACCCGACCAATCCATAAATCCAGCCATCCCAGTACGCCTGGGGATGAAGAGGGATAAACAACCGCGTAATCCGTATCAGAGTTAGATGGTAGTTTTGACATGATGGACGCCCCGTCTACATTACTGCTGCACAGCTTTTAGATCGGCTTTAAACTGATCCAAAATAGCTTGTCCACGCTCGCCAGTCATTTCAATAAACTTGGCTTCCACCTCTTGAGCAGCATCACGAAATGGCTGACGTTGCGCTTGTGTTAAACGGTTAACTTGTATTTCAGGTTTTTGCTCTTTGATTTTCTCCAAAGAGCGCTCACCTAAGCCTTGCTGGTATTCCACAATATGATCAAAGGCCGCTTTCATACCATTACGAATCAGAGCCTGATCATCGTCGGACAAGCCATCAAAGAAGGGCTTATTAGCCATGACTGCCGTGGTAAAATTGTTATGTCCCGTAAAAGTAATAACATCGGTCACTTCAAACATCTTGGCGGATTCAACCCAGAACATTGGGTTTTCTTGTCCTTGAATAATATTGGTTTGCAGGCCTCCGTATACTTCTCCCCAAGGCAACGGAGTGGGGGTCGCGCCAAATGCCTTATATGATTCCACCAGCAGTGGGTTAGTCATCACGCGGACTTTAACGCCATTTAAGTCATCAGGTGTTTCAAAAGGCTCTTTAGTGGTAATGACTACCTCTCCCTCAGGAAACATGCTTAACAGCTCCAAACCTTTCTCGGCATACACATCGACAAAGTCTTCATTAATGGCTTTGCTGTTTCGAAAGAAAGAAACCAACTCATCATGGTTTTCGGGTAATAAATAAGGAATAAAGAAGACTTGAGCCTCAGGAATGAGCGCCCCAGTAAAGCCGGGCGATTGATCAACAAACTGAAGAATCCCAGCCTGTGCTTGCTCCATAATGTCCGCCGACTCACCTAAGGTGCCGTAAGGGAAAAGCTGCAAAGAGTGGTCTGAATTTTCCTCGATATACGCTTTGAATTCTTTAGCGTATTCACCTTGAACATCAGTGAGCGACTCTTCAAAGGCATATCGCCACGTATCCGCCATAGCTCCAACACTCGCAACAGATAATGCACAGGCCGCAACAACCGTTTTTAACTTGAATGACATGCTATCTCCTCAATTTGATTCATTCACTATGCTTCTGCTCACGCCGCAATCATCCCATCACGCCGGGCTAAGCCGTCAGAAGCACCAACATACTACTTAGAATATCTAATGATTACACATCAAACTAATAGAGATCAAAATATTATTTATAAATAGCGCAAACCGAATTCAACAAAAGGAAACAAAAAGGCTAAAAAAGCCCATTAAATTCAGAAAATTAGGATAATAAATCAATAGAAGAAGTGCTCAACAACGTGCACAGAGGGAGTTAGAACGCAGGAAGGAATCACACTAAAGCGAAGAAAAATGCGCGGCCTAAACCAGACCGCTACATTATAAAAGGACTAGCGTCTAAGCAATCTGCTCTACGATAGGGGAAGAAAAATGCTTGCCGAGCAAAGCATGGTAAAAGTCTTTATCAGATAGCACGCCTACCATTTTGTCCGCTTCTGCCAATATAACAGCCGTCCCCGTCAAATAAAGTAGCTCCATGGCATTACGCATAGAAATATCAGGTGACACCATCATGACACTCGTTTCTTTCACTGCATCAAAGCCGTCACCCTCTTTCCAACTGCGTACATTTAGTGGCTCGCCCGAACGACTTACCGATACGACCGAACCGTCATCGGCAAGTTGCACAAGGGTTTCAGTAGACGCATCCAGCAATAACCCCTGTTCAGTTTGCGGTAAATCATTAACATGCGTCATCAACGAGGAGCCGCACAGTACATTTAACGGATTAGTATGGGCGACAAAATCCTGAACATACTGATTGCTTGGGTTGAGCACTATATCTTCCGGCTTGCCGTGCTGAATGATTTTAGCAGACTCCATAATGGCAATATTGGTACCAATTTTGAGCGCTTCATCCAAATCATGACTCACAAATAAAATGGTCTTTTTAAGGCGCTGCTGCAACTCAATCAGCTCATCTTGCAATTGCGCCCTAATCAAGGGATCCAGCGCCGAAAACGGCTCATCCATTAACAAAATATCGCTATCCATCGCAAAGGCGCGCGCTAAACCTACGCGCTGCTGCATCCCTCCAGACAGCTCGTGCGGGAACTTATCCTTCCACTCCGTCAAGCCCACCATTTCAAGCTTTTCTAATGCTCGGTTTTGGCGTTCTTTTTTGGGCACGTTCTGCATTTCTAGACCAAAAGCTACGTTATCCAACACGCTTAGCCATGGCATCAATGCAAACTTTTGAAACACCATTGAAACGCGCTTACTGCGCATGTGACGAAGCGTAGCCGCATCACAATTAGCCAGATCCACCACACGATCCCCATCGCGCACTTCCAACTTGCCTCGGCTAATGGTGTTAAGGCCATTCACTGCGCGCAACAAGCTGGATTTGCCAGAACCTGACAGCCCCATAAGCACACAGATTTCACCTTCTTGTACTTGAATACTTGCACCTTGCACCCCGACCACATCGCCCGTCAGTTCAAGGATTTGATCACGAGTCTTCCCTTGATCTACTAACGCTAAGGTTTGGGCTTGCTGGCCACCAAACACAACATCGAGGTTTTCTATATTGATTACTGTTGTCATCATTAACCCTCTTGCTTGCTGCCTGGCGCTTTACAGATACGGTCCAGAATTATAGCGACAAGCACTATGGCCAAACCGGCTTCAAAGCCTTGTGAAATATTGACCGTATTCAGCGCTCGAATAACGGGCTTTCCTAAACCATCCGCACCGACCAAGGCCGCGATAACAACCATGGACAAAGACAGCATGATGCACTGAGTAATGCCTGCCATGATGCTCGGCATCGCTGCGGGTATTTCTACTTTAAAGAGCAGCTTAGATGGGCTAGCACCAAAGGCTTTACCCGCCTCAATCAACTCTTCTGGCACCTTACTAATACCCAAGTAAGTCAACCGAATAGGCGCGGCTATCGCGAATATAATGGTAGAAATTAAACCCGGTACAACGCCTAAGCCAAACAACACTAGCGTAGGGATAAGGTACACAAAGGTCGGGACCGTTTGCATCAAATCCAAGATAGGACGCATGATAGTGTATAGCCACGGTTTATGAGCCGCTAAGATACCTACAGGCACGCCAATTAAAATGGATAACGCCGTTGCCGTCAGCACCAAGACTAACGTCTCCAGCATCTCTTCCCAATAACCCAAATTCAGGATGAGTATAAGCGAGGCTACGATAAAAATAACCAAGCCAACACTACGGTGTAAGGCGTATGCAATTGCCGCGGTAAACGCGACAATTGCCATGGGCGGAAACCATTGGAATAGGTCAACCAGCAAGGTAATAACCCACTCTAATGAAATAGAGATCGTATCAAAGAACCCTGCCGCATTGAGCGTCAGCCAATCGACAAAACGCTCCATCACATCGCCAAGCGGTAATTTATGATCGGTTAACCAATCCATATAGTTTCTCTCCGCTTACTGTTGCAGGTATTCAAGTACCGCAACTTCGCCAGATTTAGAGCCATCCAACGTCGTTACTCCATCTAACCACGTGCTCAATACAGCTGGGTTAGCTTGTAACCATTCACGAGCAGCAACTTCTGGCTTTTGGTTATCATCTAGAATACTACCCATGACTTCGTTTTCCATCATTAGCGTAAACTCTAGGTTTGACAACAACTTACCCATATTTGGACAAGCTTGCGTGTAGCCTTTTGTAACGTTTGTGTGGACACTCGCACCGCCATAGTTAGGACCAAAGAAATCGTCACCACCATCAAGGTATTTCAAATCGAAGTTAGCGTTCATTGGATGTGGCTCCCAACCTAAGAACACAATCCACTCATTACGGCGGATAGCTCGGCTGACTTGCGACATCATGCCTGCTTCACTGGACTCAACCAATGAGAAATCCTTGAGGTCAAAAGCATTGTCATCAATCATGCTCTGGATAAGGCGGTTACCATCGTTACCTGGCTCAATACCATATAAGCGGCCTTTAAACTCATCCTGATACTTAACGATATCAGCAAAGGAATGAACACCCGCATCGTATACATACGAAGGTACGGCTAAGGTGTATTTTGCCCCTTCAAGGTTTGCGCGAACCGTCTCAACAGTTCCAGCCTCACGGTAAGGCGCGATATCCGCTTCCATAGTTGGCATCCAGTTGCCTAAGAAGACATCGATATCACCATTGGCAAGTGATGTGTACGTTACAGGCACGGACAAGAGTTGAGTTGTTGGCTTGTAACCCAATGCCGTTACAATCTCGCTAGTAATAGCTGTGGTGGCTGTGATATCTGTCCAACCTACATCTGAAAAGCGAACGTTCTGGCAATCAGCCGCTGCTACTGTGCCTGAGACTAATAAACCCGCACTCAATGCCATACTGGCGGCTAGTTGAGTAAATGTCCGTTTAGGTGCTGCTTGTGATATCTTTTTCATGAAATACCTTTCCTATTGCTCTTTTAGTTATACAGAACATATGTTCTGCAGACTCATCACCGCCGACTAAGCCGTGCAAAGCTCCGCACGGCTTAGTCGGCAGAAGTTGAGCCTATTCTTTTTGCTGACGAATCCCCGAACGCGCAGGCTCTCCTACTCGTTGGCGAGTCTGCCATTGCTCATCTATCCAAACTGGCACATTTTCGGCCGGCAAGGGTTCTTTACCTAAAATAAGATCGGCTGCTTTTTCGGCGACCATAATGGTCGGCCCATTAAGGTTCCCGTTAGTAACTGTTGGGAAAATTGAGGAATCAACCACTCGCAATTGTTGCAAGCCCCGAACACGGCACTGATTATCGACAACGGCCATAGCGTCATCATCAGCTCCCATTTTGCAACTGCATGACGGGTGGTAAGCACTTTCGACGTTCTGACGAACCCAAGCATCAATCTCCTCATCCGTTTGAACTGAAGCGCCCGGCTGGATTTCGTCTTCACGGTATTTATCCAAGGCAGGTTGATTAAGCAGCTCGCGGGTTAGCCGAATAGTATCGCGCCAGTCCTGCTTGTCTTGCTCAGTACTGATGTAGTTAAACTTGATAGTTGGCGGCGCGGTTGGGTCTGAACTTTTAACATGTACAAAGCCTCGACTTTGAGGCTTATTCGGGCCCACGTGAACTTGAAACCCGTGCCCCTCAAATGCCGCCTTGCCATCGTAGCGCATAGCCGCCGGTAAAAAGTGATATTGAATATTAGGCCACTCGAGACCGGCACGTGAGCGAATAAAACCGCACGACTCAAAATGGTTGGTAGCGCCTAAGCCAGTGCGGTTGAAGATCCACTGCGCACCAATCATGCCTTTACTGAACAAATCGAGCTTGCCATTTAGCGTAATAGGTTCGTGACAGCGGTATTGAAAATACACTTCTAAATGGTCTTGCAAGTTCTCGCCGACACCCGGAAGCTCGTGCGTTACCTCGATACCTGCAGCCGAAAGCACATCCGGCGCACCGATGCCCGAAAGTTGCAATAAATGCGGAGAGCCAATAGAACCCGCTGACAAAATGACTTCTTTAGCCGCCAGTACTCGCTCACGCTTATTGTGGTGCTCGATCTCTACACCTGTGGCCGTCTTCCCATCCAACAACACTTTACGCGTTAGCACCGCAGTAAGGACTGTCAAATTATTGCGCTTTTTGGCTCGGCGAAGATAAGCACGGCTAGTTGAAGCTCGCACGCCATTATCAACCGTCATATGCATTGCGCCAAAGCCTTCTTGTTGATAGCCGTTGTAGTCGTTTGTGGCGGGGTAACCCGCTTCAACACCGGCATCAATAAATGCTTGATAAAGCGGATTTAATGACATGTGATTGCCATCGCAGGTTTTAACCGGCCCACGGCCACCGCGATACAAATCTTCGCCATCTTGCCAAGACTCTGCTTTTTTGAAATACGGCAAGCAAGACGCATAATTCCAATCGTGAGCGCCTAATTGTGCCCACTCATTAAAATCGCAGGCATGGCCACGCACATAAACCATACCGTTGATTGAAGAGCCACCGCCAAGCACCTTACCTCGTGGACAGTGTAGCCGACGCCCATCTAGGCCTTCTTCTTGTTCGGATTCAAATTGCCATGCAAACTTAGGCATACTCATTGGGTACGATAATGCTGTTGGCATCTTAATTAAGATGTTGTTATCGCTTCCGCCGGCCTCAAGTAGCAGCACAGTATGCTCACCACTCTCGCTTAAACGATCCGCTAGCACGCAACCTGCAGAGCCCGCACCGACGATAATATAATCATATTGCTGCATGGTTTTTCCTTACGCGTAAGGGCTGTCGATATCACCCAACTCAACCAGAACACTCTTGGTTTGGGTGTAATGTTTAAGCGTATCAACGCCGTTTTCTCGACCGATGCCCGATTGCTTGTAACCACCCACTGGCATTTCCGCAGGCGATCCGCCCCACGTATTAATCCAGCAGATACCTGCTTCCAGCTGGGCAATAACACGATGCGCGCGGCTAATATCACGGGTAAATAAGCCCGCTGCCAAACCAAACTCCGTATCGTTTGCACGACGAATAACTTCAGACTCATCACTAAACTTAAGCACAGACATAACAGGCCCAAATATTTCGTCTTTGACCTGCGGCATATCATCAGTGCAGTCCGCAAAAACAGTTGGCTTAACAAAAGCACCTTCAGCGAGCGCCCCTTCCGTTGCTCGCTCTCCACCACACAGCAAACGGGCACCGGCCACTTTAGCGGCATCGATATAACCCATTACTTTTTCTAGATGCTGGATCGAAATTAGCGAGCCAACCTGTGTGTTCGGATCCATAGGATCACCCATCACCAACTGTTCTGTGCGCGCTTTTAGCTGCTCTAAAAAAGTGTCATAGATGGATTCGTGCACAAAAACACGCGTGCCATTTGTGCACACTTCCCCTTGTGTATAAAAATTAGCGATCATGGCACCCGCAACAGCGTTTTTAAGATCGGCATCATCAAACACAATAAGTGGAGATTTTCCGCCAAGCTCCATGGTGACTTCCTTTAGTGTAGCTGAAGAAGCCCCCATCACCTTGCGGCCTGTACCACATTCCCCTGTAAAAGAGACTTTTGCGATACCGGGATGGGCCGTCAACATCTGCCCTACACGTGCATCACCCTGCACTACATTAAGGACACCGTCCGGCAAACCGGCTTGCGTGAACAGTTCGGCCAAACGCATCACTGACAGTGGCGTTTCTTCTGACGGTTTGAATACCATCGTGTTACCGGCTGCTAAACAGGGGCCCGCCTTCCACATAGCAATTTGTACTGGATAATTCCAAGCGCCAATCCCTGCACACACACCCAATGGCTCGGGGCGTGTATAGAAAAAGCTGCCGTTACCCAAATCCTGATACTCACCCTGTAACGATGCCGCCAAGCCTGCAAAATATTCGATAACATCCGCACCGGTCTGTATGTCTACCACCTCTGCTTCTTGCCATGGTTTACCGGTATCAAGCACTTCTAGGCGCGCTAATTCATCATTGTGGTCACGGATCAATTGCGCCGCCCGATTGAG of Neptunomonas phycophila contains these proteins:
- a CDS encoding TRAP transporter small permease, with product MSKLPSNSDTDYAVVYPSSSPGVLGWLDLWIGRVEAFMLGAGVLLMATNTVANVVGRFVFQHSLFFTEEVNRILIVLITFAGLSYAARHGRHIRMSALYDALPQSWRKVLMIIMCLVTALVMSALAYFSTRYILSIAGSGRVLPALQVPVYWIYIWVPIGLGVTAIQYAMTAWQNLLSDDIYLSTDVKEAHADTVKEASL
- the dctP gene encoding TRAP transporter substrate-binding protein DctP, whose amino-acid sequence is MSFKLKTVVAACALSVASVGAMADTWRYAFEESLTDVQGEYAKEFKAYIEENSDHSLQLFPYGTLGESADIMEQAQAGILQFVDQSPGFTGALIPEAQVFFIPYLLPENHDELVSFFRNSKAINEDFVDVYAEKGLELLSMFPEGEVVITTKEPFETPDDLNGVKVRVMTNPLLVESYKAFGATPTPLPWGEVYGGLQTNIIQGQENPMFWVESAKMFEVTDVITFTGHNNFTTAVMANKPFFDGLSDDDQALIRNGMKAAFDHIVEYQQGLGERSLEKIKEQKPEIQVNRLTQAQRQPFRDAAQEVEAKFIEMTGERGQAILDQFKADLKAVQQ
- the choV gene encoding choline ABC transporter ATP-binding protein, with amino-acid sequence MTTVINIENLDVVFGGQQAQTLALVDQGKTRDQILELTGDVVGVQGASIQVQEGEICVLMGLSGSGKSSLLRAVNGLNTISRGKLEVRDGDRVVDLANCDAATLRHMRSKRVSMVFQKFALMPWLSVLDNVAFGLEMQNVPKKERQNRALEKLEMVGLTEWKDKFPHELSGGMQQRVGLARAFAMDSDILLMDEPFSALDPLIRAQLQDELIELQQRLKKTILFVSHDLDEALKIGTNIAIMESAKIIQHGKPEDIVLNPSNQYVQDFVAHTNPLNVLCGSSLMTHVNDLPQTEQGLLLDASTETLVQLADDGSVVSVSRSGEPLNVRSWKEGDGFDAVKETSVMMVSPDISMRNAMELLYLTGTAVILAEADKMVGVLSDKDFYHALLGKHFSSPIVEQIA
- the choW gene encoding choline ABC transporter permease subunit translates to MDWLTDHKLPLGDVMERFVDWLTLNAAGFFDTISISLEWVITLLVDLFQWFPPMAIVAFTAAIAYALHRSVGLVIFIVASLILILNLGYWEEMLETLVLVLTATALSILIGVPVGILAAHKPWLYTIMRPILDLMQTVPTFVYLIPTLVLFGLGVVPGLISTIIFAIAAPIRLTYLGISKVPEELIEAGKAFGASPSKLLFKVEIPAAMPSIMAGITQCIMLSLSMVVIAALVGADGLGKPVIRALNTVNISQGFEAGLAIVLVAIILDRICKAPGSKQEG
- a CDS encoding choline ABC transporter substrate-binding protein, whose protein sequence is MALSAGLLVSGTVAAADCQNVRFSDVGWTDITATTAITSEIVTALGYKPTTQLLSVPVTYTSLANGDIDVFLGNWMPTMEADIAPYREAGTVETVRANLEGAKYTLAVPSYVYDAGVHSFADIVKYQDEFKGRLYGIEPGNDGNRLIQSMIDDNAFDLKDFSLVESSEAGMMSQVSRAIRRNEWIVFLGWEPHPMNANFDLKYLDGGDDFFGPNYGGASVHTNVTKGYTQACPNMGKLLSNLEFTLMMENEVMGSILDDNQKPEVAAREWLQANPAVLSTWLDGVTTLDGSKSGEVAVLEYLQQ
- the betA gene encoding choline dehydrogenase; the encoded protein is MQQYDYIIVGAGSAGCVLADRLSESGEHTVLLLEAGGSDNNILIKMPTALSYPMSMPKFAWQFESEQEEGLDGRRLHCPRGKVLGGGSSINGMVYVRGHACDFNEWAQLGAHDWNYASCLPYFKKAESWQDGEDLYRGGRGPVKTCDGNHMSLNPLYQAFIDAGVEAGYPATNDYNGYQQEGFGAMHMTVDNGVRASTSRAYLRRAKKRNNLTVLTAVLTRKVLLDGKTATGVEIEHHNKRERVLAAKEVILSAGSIGSPHLLQLSGIGAPDVLSAAGIEVTHELPGVGENLQDHLEVYFQYRCHEPITLNGKLDLFSKGMIGAQWIFNRTGLGATNHFESCGFIRSRAGLEWPNIQYHFLPAAMRYDGKAAFEGHGFQVHVGPNKPQSRGFVHVKSSDPTAPPTIKFNYISTEQDKQDWRDTIRLTRELLNQPALDKYREDEIQPGASVQTDEEIDAWVRQNVESAYHPSCSCKMGADDDAMAVVDNQCRVRGLQQLRVVDSSIFPTVTNGNLNGPTIMVAEKAADLILGKEPLPAENVPVWIDEQWQTRQRVGEPARSGIRQQKE
- the betB gene encoding betaine-aldehyde dehydrogenase, with translation MQQQTLFINGQSFAATSGEVFDTTNPATGEVITQVQQASQADVDAAVAAAQAAQASWGAMSGAERGRILNRAAQLIRDHNDELARLEVLDTGKPWQEAEVVDIQTGADVIEYFAGLAASLQGEYQDLGNGSFFYTRPEPLGVCAGIGAWNYPVQIAMWKAGPCLAAGNTMVFKPSEETPLSVMRLAELFTQAGLPDGVLNVVQGDARVGQMLTAHPGIAKVSFTGECGTGRKVMGASSATLKEVTMELGGKSPLIVFDDADLKNAVAGAMIANFYTQGEVCTNGTRVFVHESIYDTFLEQLKARTEQLVMGDPMDPNTQVGSLISIQHLEKVMGYIDAAKVAGARLLCGGERATEGALAEGAFVKPTVFADCTDDMPQVKDEIFGPVMSVLKFSDESEVIRRANDTEFGLAAGLFTRDISRAHRVIAQLEAGICWINTWGGSPAEMPVGGYKQSGIGRENGVDTLKHYTQTKSVLVELGDIDSPYA